The Polaribacter sp. Q13 sequence TGTGAAACATAGGTTGCCAATTCTTGAAAACTTGTGTAAACAAAGTTTTTGTATGGGTCTGTAGATGTACCAATATCAAAACCATCTGCAATTAAATGTTGTGTAGAAATTTCTACTTCGCGCATATTTACACGGCCAGATAAGTACAAGTATTTGTTTAACACGTCTCCGTGTCTGTTTTCTTCGGCTGTCCAAGTTCTTACCCATTTTGCCCAACTATTATCTGGATCTTGGCTTACTCCATCTAAATCTAATAACCAAGATTCATAGGTTGGTAATGCTTCTTCTGTAATAGTATCTCCTACTAAAACAATCCAGAAATCGTCATGTAATTCTTTAGATAATTCTCTAATTTCTTCTACTTCTGTTATAAAAGAGTTTTTTTGAGAATTAGGTAAAAAATCTGTTGGCTGCCAAATTTTTTCTGCAGGAATTAAGTATTTTTCCATGAAACGATCCATACTTTTTTCTAAAGTTAGCATCACTTCTTTTCTTACGTTGTGTATAGACATGGTTTTATTTTATGTGGTCTTTAATAACCGTTTCTGTTTGTTCTAATAATTCATTAAAAGGTAATGAATTTATTTTTATTGGTTGATGTATTGTAAATGTAATTGGACTACCTAAACCTAATGGAAATTTTCCGTATCTAAAAATTTTCCACGAATTATTTATGGTAATCGGCACAATATAGCCTTCTTTATTGACTTTTGTGAGGACTTTTAGTCCGTTTATTGCAAATTTCTTAGGAATACCATCTCTACTTCTGGTTCCTTCTGGAAAAATAACAGCTCCCCAATTGTTCTCTTTAATCTTTTTTGCAAAGGTAATTAAAGCTGAAATTGCTTGTTTTGGATCTTTTCTATCTATTAATGCTGCACCTCCATGTCTTAAATTAAAGGAAATACTTGGTATGCCTTTCCCTAACTCTTTTTTGGAGACAAATTTTGGTTGCTGTTTTCTAAATGCCCAACTAATTGGAGAAATATCAAACATACTTTGATGGTTTGACACTAAAATAAGCGAACAATTTTCTGGTAATTTATGCGGATTATTAATCTTTACTACGACTCCTAAAATTAAAAGTGTTTTTGATAAAAACCAGTTCATATAATCTACCACCGTTTGATGTCCTTTATAGCCAAATAATTTTAATCCCAACCATTGTAAGGGATGAAATATGAGTAGTGATACAAAAAACACTACTACAAATATTGGGGATAATATGTAACTTAAAATTTTCATTTAAATCTAATATTAGGTTTCCGCTTAGGCAGAAAAGTTAGCTAATCTACAACCTCTACCCAAGGGTAGAAGGAATGCTTCTTAAGCAAATATTTTTCATTTTAAGGCAAGCTTCGGCCAATTAAAACCTTGGTTATCGCCCTGAGATTAAAACCAGTTACTCCAAGGGATTCTAGAAAGAATTAATAGTAAAGCAACACCATAAAAGATGGCAAAGGTTTTAAATTTTGCAGCGTCTTCTGTTTGTTTTTTGTGTTTAGACCAACCTATGGTTATAAATACAATGGCAATAATCATCATTAATGGGTGCTCTACCGCTAATAATCTTGCTGCTTTGTCTCCCATAGCTCCAGAAAAATTCGTATATCTTCCTTGATAAATATATAAAGCTACACCTATTAATAACTGTATATGTGATACTATAAGGGTAAATAAACCGATTCTTAAATCTTTATCTGTAAATGTTCTTTTTTTAATAATTCCTGTTATTGCATTAAATACTGCAAATATTAAAATTGCTAAAACAAGGTATGCCCAATAAGAATGTATGTCTTTCATTATATTTTATGATTTTTAAAGCTGTAAAGTTACTAATTTTAATAATAAAAAAACCACCTCGTTTGAGGTGGTTTTTAAAATTTGTATAATTGATAAGTGAATATTAATCATTTAATACCCAAACTCCATCTGTTTTTATGAAACTTGTTTGATAATCATTTTCTCCATTATCATAAATAACATACGTTAAAGTATATTTTTGTCCTTCCTCAGCATTCGGTGCTATATGAGGCAAGAGAAAAGATAAAGCATATGGTATTTGTACTTTTTTATCCCAATTATAATCGAAGTCTCCATAAGAAGCCAAATTACCAATTAAACTAGCATATTCTGGTTCTGTTAATTGAGAAGCTATATATGCATAATCATCATTTCTAATTAAGGTGTACTTAATAGTGTTGTCTGGAACCCAAACTGAACCATCATGACCAAACTGAAATTTAGTTTCA is a genomic window containing:
- a CDS encoding acyl-ACP desaturase, translating into MSIHNVRKEVMLTLEKSMDRFMEKYLIPAEKIWQPTDFLPNSQKNSFITEVEEIRELSKELHDDFWIVLVGDTITEEALPTYESWLLDLDGVSQDPDNSWAKWVRTWTAEENRHGDVLNKYLYLSGRVNMREVEISTQHLIADGFDIGTSTDPYKNFVYTSFQELATYVSHNNVAKIARKKGHKALAKMSKIIAGDEMRHHKAYTEFVKEIFKIDPSEMMLAFQHMMKYKIVMPAMHLRESFETKGSLFDDFSIVAQRVGVYTGFDYVDILRKLNEAWEIDKITNLTPEAEKARDYLMKLPDRMQRITERIVVPDTDFKFKWMMNPS
- a CDS encoding 1-acyl-sn-glycerol-3-phosphate acyltransferase; the encoded protein is MKILSYILSPIFVVVFFVSLLIFHPLQWLGLKLFGYKGHQTVVDYMNWFLSKTLLILGVVVKINNPHKLPENCSLILVSNHQSMFDISPISWAFRKQQPKFVSKKELGKGIPSISFNLRHGGAALIDRKDPKQAISALITFAKKIKENNWGAVIFPEGTRSRDGIPKKFAINGLKVLTKVNKEGYIVPITINNSWKIFRYGKFPLGLGSPITFTIHQPIKINSLPFNELLEQTETVIKDHIK